In Monodelphis domestica isolate mMonDom1 chromosome 3, mMonDom1.pri, whole genome shotgun sequence, the following proteins share a genomic window:
- the ADAMTSL5 gene encoding ADAMTS-like protein 5 isoform X1, with translation MPPPVGTQETRSEHSVGKLWPWSGPVVLLIWIYLCCGLEGRTQGRSGSGEWTPWGAWSGCSSTCGQGASVRSRRCLRIPQELVCGGDSHQYRLCRLSECPSGAMPFRELQCALYNNRPVLGSQATYQWVPFYGAPNLCDLNCLAEGHTFYYTFGRVLDGTPCGPDSEGLCINGRCLTAGCDGVLGSGAHEDHCGQCGGRNGSCLFVRRVFSEASPPLGQSHGYWNVTLIPTGARHVRVTDRSRNYLALMGSDGRYVFNGDWAIDWPGAFEVAGTQVHYSRTRDHVESLWAVGPTGEDLYLQVLFQEPNPGIEFEFWLPRDAYYALQSHRSPLRQPQTREVEVGPQEAASAWTKPALSFPGPSLPREQPSDTESCQPCPGAKGRTQRLLHYCRSDFVFRARVLARLRVGEETRYDIQVQHSYKNWTPLERREFLWAPGTCPCPLLAPRAEYLVAAQRHINYEGTLDRLLLPHAGYARPWTPREDARIQEVARRCPQAAPLG, from the exons GCCCTGGTCTGGACCGGTAGTGCTCCTCATCTGGATATATCTCTGCTGTGGTCTGGAGGGGAGGACTCAG GGAAGGTCTGGGTCTGGTGAGTGGACGCCCTGGGGGGCCTGGAGTGGCTGCTCCAGCACCTGCGGCCAGGGGGCCTCAGTGCGCAGTCGGAGATGCCTTCG GATTCCCCAGGAACTTGTCTGCGGGGGAGACTCTCACCAGTACCGCCTATGCAGGCTCTCT GAATGCCCCTCTGGTGCCATGCCCTTCAGGGAGCTGCAGTGTGCCCTCTACAACAACAGGCCGGTTCTGGGCAGCCAGGCCACCTACCAGTGGGTGCCCTTCTATGGAG CTCCCAACCTGTGTGACCTGAACTGCCTGGCCGAGGGCCACACTTTCTACTACACCTTTGGGCGAGTCCTGGACGGGACCCCTTGTGGCCCAGACTCTGAGGGGCTCTGTATCAACGGCCGGTGCCTC ACTGCAGGTTGTGACGGGGTCCTGGGCTCTGGGGCCCACGAGGACCACTGTGGCCAGTGTGGCGGCAGGAACGGCTCTTGCCTCTTCGTCCGTCGTGTATTCAGTGAGGCCAGCCCGCCCCTCG GTCAATCGCACGGCTACTGGAACGTAACCCTTATTCCCACTGGGGCCCGGCACGTCCGAGTCACTGACCGGAGCCGCAATTATCTGg CACTAATGGGCAGTGATGGGCGCTATGTCTTCAATGGGGACTGGGCCATTGACTGGCCAGGGGCCTTCGAGGTAGCCGGGACCCAGGTCCACTATAGCCGCACCCGTGACCATGTTGAGAGTCTGTGGGCAGTTGGGCCCACGGGTGAAGACCTCTACTTGCAG GTTCTCTTCCAAGAGCCCAACCCAGGCATTGAGTTTGAGTTCTGGCTGCCAAGGGATGCCTATTATGCCCTGCAGAGCCACCGGAGTCCTCTAAGGCAGCCCCAGACGCGGGAGGTGGAGGTGGGGCCCCAGGAGGCTGCCTCCGCCTGGACCAAGCCAGCCCTCTCCTTTCCGGGCCCCTCTCTCCCTCGAGAGCAGCCCAGTGATACAG AGAGCTGCCAGCCGTGTCCAGGTGCCAAGGGACGGACCCAGCGTCTGCTTCATTACTGCCGGAGTGACTTTG TATTCCGAGCCCGGGTTCTGGCAAGGCTCCGTGTGGGTGAGGAGACCCGGTATGACATCCAGGTGCAACATTCGTACAAGAACTGGACCCCACTAGAGCGCAGGGAGTTCCTCTGGGCCCCAGGGACCTGCCCCTGTCCCCTGCTGGCCCCTCGAGCAGAGTACCTAGTGGCTGCCCAGCGACACATCAACTATGAGGGCACCCTGGACCGGCTGCTGCTGCCCCATGCTGGCTATGCCCGGCCCTGGACTCCCAGAGAAGATGCCCGCATCCAGGAGGTGGCCAGGCGTTGTCCCCAGGCCGCACCACTAGGCTGA
- the ADAMTSL5 gene encoding ADAMTS-like protein 5 isoform X2, with translation MFWPWSGPVVLLIWIYLCCGLEGRTQGRSGSGEWTPWGAWSGCSSTCGQGASVRSRRCLRIPQELVCGGDSHQYRLCRLSECPSGAMPFRELQCALYNNRPVLGSQATYQWVPFYGAPNLCDLNCLAEGHTFYYTFGRVLDGTPCGPDSEGLCINGRCLTAGCDGVLGSGAHEDHCGQCGGRNGSCLFVRRVFSEASPPLGQSHGYWNVTLIPTGARHVRVTDRSRNYLALMGSDGRYVFNGDWAIDWPGAFEVAGTQVHYSRTRDHVESLWAVGPTGEDLYLQVLFQEPNPGIEFEFWLPRDAYYALQSHRSPLRQPQTREVEVGPQEAASAWTKPALSFPGPSLPREQPSDTESCQPCPGAKGRTQRLLHYCRSDFVFRARVLARLRVGEETRYDIQVQHSYKNWTPLERREFLWAPGTCPCPLLAPRAEYLVAAQRHINYEGTLDRLLLPHAGYARPWTPREDARIQEVARRCPQAAPLG, from the exons GCCCTGGTCTGGACCGGTAGTGCTCCTCATCTGGATATATCTCTGCTGTGGTCTGGAGGGGAGGACTCAG GGAAGGTCTGGGTCTGGTGAGTGGACGCCCTGGGGGGCCTGGAGTGGCTGCTCCAGCACCTGCGGCCAGGGGGCCTCAGTGCGCAGTCGGAGATGCCTTCG GATTCCCCAGGAACTTGTCTGCGGGGGAGACTCTCACCAGTACCGCCTATGCAGGCTCTCT GAATGCCCCTCTGGTGCCATGCCCTTCAGGGAGCTGCAGTGTGCCCTCTACAACAACAGGCCGGTTCTGGGCAGCCAGGCCACCTACCAGTGGGTGCCCTTCTATGGAG CTCCCAACCTGTGTGACCTGAACTGCCTGGCCGAGGGCCACACTTTCTACTACACCTTTGGGCGAGTCCTGGACGGGACCCCTTGTGGCCCAGACTCTGAGGGGCTCTGTATCAACGGCCGGTGCCTC ACTGCAGGTTGTGACGGGGTCCTGGGCTCTGGGGCCCACGAGGACCACTGTGGCCAGTGTGGCGGCAGGAACGGCTCTTGCCTCTTCGTCCGTCGTGTATTCAGTGAGGCCAGCCCGCCCCTCG GTCAATCGCACGGCTACTGGAACGTAACCCTTATTCCCACTGGGGCCCGGCACGTCCGAGTCACTGACCGGAGCCGCAATTATCTGg CACTAATGGGCAGTGATGGGCGCTATGTCTTCAATGGGGACTGGGCCATTGACTGGCCAGGGGCCTTCGAGGTAGCCGGGACCCAGGTCCACTATAGCCGCACCCGTGACCATGTTGAGAGTCTGTGGGCAGTTGGGCCCACGGGTGAAGACCTCTACTTGCAG GTTCTCTTCCAAGAGCCCAACCCAGGCATTGAGTTTGAGTTCTGGCTGCCAAGGGATGCCTATTATGCCCTGCAGAGCCACCGGAGTCCTCTAAGGCAGCCCCAGACGCGGGAGGTGGAGGTGGGGCCCCAGGAGGCTGCCTCCGCCTGGACCAAGCCAGCCCTCTCCTTTCCGGGCCCCTCTCTCCCTCGAGAGCAGCCCAGTGATACAG AGAGCTGCCAGCCGTGTCCAGGTGCCAAGGGACGGACCCAGCGTCTGCTTCATTACTGCCGGAGTGACTTTG TATTCCGAGCCCGGGTTCTGGCAAGGCTCCGTGTGGGTGAGGAGACCCGGTATGACATCCAGGTGCAACATTCGTACAAGAACTGGACCCCACTAGAGCGCAGGGAGTTCCTCTGGGCCCCAGGGACCTGCCCCTGTCCCCTGCTGGCCCCTCGAGCAGAGTACCTAGTGGCTGCCCAGCGACACATCAACTATGAGGGCACCCTGGACCGGCTGCTGCTGCCCCATGCTGGCTATGCCCGGCCCTGGACTCCCAGAGAAGATGCCCGCATCCAGGAGGTGGCCAGGCGTTGTCCCCAGGCCGCACCACTAGGCTGA
- the ADAMTSL5 gene encoding ADAMTS-like protein 5 isoform X3, with protein sequence MPPPVGTQETRSEHSVGKLWPWSGPVVLLIWIYLCCGLEGRTQGRSGSGEWTPWGAWSGCSSTCGQGASVRSRRCLRIPQELVCGGDSHQYRLCRLSECPSGAMPFRELQCALYNNRPVLGSQATYQWVPFYGAPNLCDLNCLAEGHTFYYTFGRVLDGTPCGPDSEGLCINGRCLTAGCDGVLGSGAHEDHCGQCGGRNGSCLFVRRVFSEASPPLGQSHGYWNVTLIPTGARHVRVTDRSRNYLALMGSDGRYVFNGDWAIDWPGAFEVAGTQVHYSRTRDHVESLWAVGPTGEDLYLQSHRSPLRQPQTREVEVGPQEAASAWTKPALSFPGPSLPREQPSDTESCQPCPGAKGRTQRLLHYCRSDFVFRARVLARLRVGEETRYDIQVQHSYKNWTPLERREFLWAPGTCPCPLLAPRAEYLVAAQRHINYEGTLDRLLLPHAGYARPWTPREDARIQEVARRCPQAAPLG encoded by the exons GCCCTGGTCTGGACCGGTAGTGCTCCTCATCTGGATATATCTCTGCTGTGGTCTGGAGGGGAGGACTCAG GGAAGGTCTGGGTCTGGTGAGTGGACGCCCTGGGGGGCCTGGAGTGGCTGCTCCAGCACCTGCGGCCAGGGGGCCTCAGTGCGCAGTCGGAGATGCCTTCG GATTCCCCAGGAACTTGTCTGCGGGGGAGACTCTCACCAGTACCGCCTATGCAGGCTCTCT GAATGCCCCTCTGGTGCCATGCCCTTCAGGGAGCTGCAGTGTGCCCTCTACAACAACAGGCCGGTTCTGGGCAGCCAGGCCACCTACCAGTGGGTGCCCTTCTATGGAG CTCCCAACCTGTGTGACCTGAACTGCCTGGCCGAGGGCCACACTTTCTACTACACCTTTGGGCGAGTCCTGGACGGGACCCCTTGTGGCCCAGACTCTGAGGGGCTCTGTATCAACGGCCGGTGCCTC ACTGCAGGTTGTGACGGGGTCCTGGGCTCTGGGGCCCACGAGGACCACTGTGGCCAGTGTGGCGGCAGGAACGGCTCTTGCCTCTTCGTCCGTCGTGTATTCAGTGAGGCCAGCCCGCCCCTCG GTCAATCGCACGGCTACTGGAACGTAACCCTTATTCCCACTGGGGCCCGGCACGTCCGAGTCACTGACCGGAGCCGCAATTATCTGg CACTAATGGGCAGTGATGGGCGCTATGTCTTCAATGGGGACTGGGCCATTGACTGGCCAGGGGCCTTCGAGGTAGCCGGGACCCAGGTCCACTATAGCCGCACCCGTGACCATGTTGAGAGTCTGTGGGCAGTTGGGCCCACGGGTGAAGACCTCTACTTGCAG AGCCACCGGAGTCCTCTAAGGCAGCCCCAGACGCGGGAGGTGGAGGTGGGGCCCCAGGAGGCTGCCTCCGCCTGGACCAAGCCAGCCCTCTCCTTTCCGGGCCCCTCTCTCCCTCGAGAGCAGCCCAGTGATACAG AGAGCTGCCAGCCGTGTCCAGGTGCCAAGGGACGGACCCAGCGTCTGCTTCATTACTGCCGGAGTGACTTTG TATTCCGAGCCCGGGTTCTGGCAAGGCTCCGTGTGGGTGAGGAGACCCGGTATGACATCCAGGTGCAACATTCGTACAAGAACTGGACCCCACTAGAGCGCAGGGAGTTCCTCTGGGCCCCAGGGACCTGCCCCTGTCCCCTGCTGGCCCCTCGAGCAGAGTACCTAGTGGCTGCCCAGCGACACATCAACTATGAGGGCACCCTGGACCGGCTGCTGCTGCCCCATGCTGGCTATGCCCGGCCCTGGACTCCCAGAGAAGATGCCCGCATCCAGGAGGTGGCCAGGCGTTGTCCCCAGGCCGCACCACTAGGCTGA